CGACGCCGGCACCGCAGATGGCGCCCAGGCACTGCATCACCATGTAGAAGAGGGCCCGTGTGAGGGACAGCTTCCTCGCCAGGAACAGCCCAAAGGTCACAGCAGGGTTGATATGCCCACCTGCACAAGAAACGCCGGCGAAGTGTAAGAAGAACAAGAACTATGAGCTCCGGAACAAGAAGCGAGGAGGTGGAAAGGTGTAAGCAAAAGTTTACCGGAGATGCCGGCGGTGCAGTAGACCAAAGCAAAGATCATGCCTCCAAAGGCCCACGCAATTCCCTGGATGCCCACAGTGGAACACTTGCTACTGGACTTGACCACCCCCATGACAGTGAGGATGGTGATGTAGAGGAAGAGAAAGGTGGCCACGAACTCCGCGATCCCAGCCCTGTAGAAGGACCAAGACTTGAGTTCCCCTGGCTCAAAGAGGGGTGCTGGTGGTGGCTCCTTGTAATCCTTGTCCTGAGCTGCCGTCCCTATGGGCTGCCTCTCTGAGAACTTGTTGGCTCCAAGCTTCACATCCTCCTCCTTCccctccattctctctctctctctctctctctctctctctctctctctctctttctcacacacacacacacaggacTTCTCTTCCTCAGCAACCTTCTGGAGCAACAGAAGAGAGCATGTGAAGGGAATTAAGGACCGCTCAGGTGTCTTTATAGAGGTACTGATGGTGAACAAAACAATTATTTTGATTTATGGTATAAAATTGTCCAGACGCTTCCTTTCTTTTACCATTTTATAGTAAAAAAG
Above is a genomic segment from Musa acuminata AAA Group cultivar baxijiao chromosome BXJ3-4, Cavendish_Baxijiao_AAA, whole genome shotgun sequence containing:
- the LOC135581612 gene encoding aquaporin PIP1-2-like, translating into MEGKEEDVKLGANKFSERQPIGTAAQDKDYKEPPPAPLFEPGELKSWSFYRAGIAEFVATFLFLYITILTVMGVVKSSSKCSTVGIQGIAWAFGGMIFALVYCTAGISGGHINPAVTFGLFLARKLSLTRALFYMVMQCLGAICGAGVVKGFQKGVYQSNGGGANVVASGYSKGDGLGAEIVGTFILVYTVFSATDAKRNARDSHVPILAPLPIGFAVFLVHLATIPITGTGINPARSLGAAVIYNKDHAWDDHWIFWVGPFIGAALAALYHQVVIRAIPFKSRS